One segment of Nomia melanderi isolate GNS246 chromosome 10, iyNomMela1, whole genome shotgun sequence DNA contains the following:
- the Fhos gene encoding formin homology 2 domain containing isoform X2, which produces MPPYCRKNSIVLRTQLSVRVHTIIEKLLNSEGRELRRALFSLKQIFQEDKDLVHEFVQNDGLACLIKVGSEADQNYQNYILRALGQVMLYVDGMNGVMEHGQTVQWLYTLIASRFRLVVKTALKLLLVFVEYVETNSLLLVRAVRSVDTSRGMIPWTNVMKLLKDYDAADTELLIYATTLVNKCLNGIPDQDTYYDQVDCLEEQGIEGIIQRYMSKQGTDLDLLRQFQIYEAVLHHEDGNDRGSPIRQLDDNIRKTLRNRKSLVDSHERRKSRRHSTGTSPLSMSLNARLSPRLNHSLGLNSLNNTLNSSLPDDDDESSSSQSSQGHLGEVQLNGSYKENKVDVGVTPALRRRRERAERQRSFIREQQEATANMRASVGHSDDQESPFPTNGLRYTNGTSYDRNADSPSNKLSRTNSRKDLTPLMNAANKLDSEEKKPWYGKSPDEGVECDEGNHTDEDEDRRVVLQLKREGTVKDLTQKLAAQNLIPSSPVEEKVSRIGDMSGLISKAKEGLAKSKSKADVLKSPTSDNLPKLQETKKSENELHWEELVKKLKRPLALCDLDFTDLNTDDEVDVLGPVNVSNGVPPPPPPMVPSAGGARAPPPPPLGARLPPPLPQAPPPLFGVNLKSSRSPTANETGNTPKSPPPTFTKKSKKTVKLFWKEVRDDPIILSRLDKNKMVWDELSPVPVDTQKLEHLFESRAKDLITKQKQQEMNKNKEIIVLDHKRSNAINIGMTKLPPPRSIKTAILKMDATIMNREGIEKLLTMLPTEEERSRIQEAQAANPDLPLGSAEQFLLTLASISELPARLKLWAFKLDFENSEKEIAEPLMDLKQGMETLRVNKTFRGILSTLLSIGIFLNGNEVKGFQLEYLAKVPEVKDTVHKHSLLHHLCHMVMEKFPDSTDLYSEIGAVTRASKIDFDELASNIGKLESECKASWDHLKLIAKHDGSTMMKVKMSDFLADCAERIIVLGIVHRRIINRFHKFILWLGTPLHRVQDTKPNEFCRIVSEFALEYRTTRERVIQQLEKKANHRERNKTRGKMITEVGKFRTKEDRADAELRQLLGSDISDVESIHGTLPWRRQRKDGRTSLGPLLRDENTNGNLTDGDDELLESLVKTATKTPATRTTPRERKRTRHADRKSLRRTLKNGLSEEEKKHIAAYIKGY; this is translated from the exons CTCTCGGTCAGGTGATGCTGTACGTGGACGGTATGAATGGCGTGATGGAACACGGTCAAACGGTTCAGTGGCTGTACACGCTGATCGCCAGCCGCTTCCGTTTAGTCGTGAAGACCGCTCTGAAATTGTTGCTGGTGTTCGTCGAGTACGTCGAGACGAACAGTCTGCTGTTGGTTAGGGCGGTGCGCTCCGTGGACACGTCCAGAGGTATGATACCCTGGACGAACGTGATGAAGCTGCTGAAGGACTACGACGCCGCCGACACGGAACTTCTGATCTACGCCACCACCTTGGTCAACAAATGTTTAAACGGCATACCGGATCAGGACACCTACTACGATCAGGTGGACTGTCTCGAGGAGCAAGGGATCGAGGGCATCATCCAGAGGTACATGTCCAAGCAGGGCACTGATTTGGACCTGCTCAGGCAGTTCCAAATCTACGAAGCCGTGTTGCACCATGAGGATGGGAACGATAGGGGATCGCCTATTCGGCAACTGGACGACAATATCAG GAAGACGCTGCGGAACCGTAAGTCGCTGGTGGATTCGCACGAGCGTCGAAAATCCCGCAGACACTCGACGGGCACGTCCCCACTGTCGATGTCCTTGAACGCCCGGCTGAGTCCCCGGCTGAACCACTCGCTGGGCTTGAACTCCCTGAACAACACGCTGAACTCGAGCCTgccggacgacgacgacgaatcGAGCAGCTCGCAGAGCTCGCAGGGTCACCTCGGCGAGGTCCAATTGAACGGCAGCTACAAGGAGAACAAAG TGGATGTTGGCGTGACACCGGCGTTAAGACGACGACGGGAGCGGGCCGAGAGACAGAGAAGCTTTATCAGGGAGCAACAAGAGGCTACGGCGAACATGCGAGCGTCCGTGGGCCATTCGGACGATCAGGAAA GTCCATTCCCGACAAACGGACTGCGTTACACGAACGGCACGTCGTACGACCGAAACGCGGACTCGCCATCGAACAAGTTGTCCAGGACGAATAGCAGGAAGGACTTGACGCCCCTGATGAACGCCGCGAACAAGCTCGACTCCGAGGAGAAGAAACCGTGGTACGGGAAGAGCCCCGACGAGGGTGTCGAGTGCGACGAGGGCAATCACACCGACGAGGATGAGGATCGTCGAGTGGTTTTACAGCTGAAGAGGGAAGGAACCGTCAAGGACCTCACACAAAAGCTGGCGGCTCAAAATCTTATACCCAGCAGCCCGGTCGAGGAGAAGGTCTCCAG GATAGGGGACATGAGTGGTCTGATCTCAAAGGCGAAGGAGGGCCTGGCGAAGTCAAAGTCGAAGGCGGACGTGTTGAAGTCACCAACCAGCGACAACCTGCCGAAGCTGCAGGAGACGAAGAAGTCGGAGAACGAGCTGCACTGGGAGGAGCTGGTGAAGAAGCTGAAGAGACCTCTGGCGCTGTGCGACCTGGACTTCACCGACCTGAACACCGACGACGAGGTCGACGTTCTCGGCCCGGTGAACGTGAGCAATGGcgtgccaccgccgccgccacccatGGTGCCTTCCGCAGGCGGCGCTCGTGCCCCACCCCCGCCGCCCTTGGGCGCCAGGCTGCCACCGCCGCTCCCGCAGGCACCGCCGCCGCTGTTTGGCGTGAATCTCAAGTCGTCGAGGTCGCCGACCGCGAACGAGACCGGCAACACACCGAAGAGCCCGCCGCCGACCTTCACCAAGAAGAGCAAGAAGACGGTGAAGCTGTTTTGGAAGGAGGTCAGGGACGATCCTATCATACTGTCCAGGCTCGACAAAAACAAGATGGTGTGGGACGAGCTATCCCCGGTACCTGTTGACACGCAGAAGCTCGAGCATCTGTTCGAGAGCCGTGCCAAGGATCTCATCACCAAG CAGAAACAGCAAGAGATGAACAAGAACAAGGAGATCATCGTGTTAGACCACAAACGATCGAACGCTATTAATATCGGGATGACCAAGTTGCCGCCGCCGAGATCGATCAAGACCGCCATCTTAAAAATGGACGCGACCATTATGAACCGGGAAGGTATCGAG AAACTACTGACGATGCTGCCGACCGAGGAGGAGAGGTCGAGGATACAAGAGGCGCAGGCCGCCAATCCTGACCTACCTTTGGGATCGGCCGAGCAGTTTCTTCTAACTTTGGCCTCCATCTCGGAGTTGCCCGCCAGACTGAAACTTTGGGCGTTCAAGTTGGACTTCGAGAATTCGGAGAAG GAAATTGCGGAACCTTTGATGGATCTGAAGCAGGGAATGGAGACCCTCCGAGTGAATAAAACGTTCCGCGGGATTCTGAGCACGCTCCTTTCGATCGGGATATTCCTCAACGGAAATGAG GTGAAGGGCTTTCAGCTGGAATACCTCGCCAAAGTACCTGAAGTGAAGGATACGGTTCACAAGCACTCGCTGCTTCATCACCTTTGCCACATGGTGATGGAGAAGTTTCCGGATTCTACGGATCTCTATTCGGAG ATCGGCGCGGTGACGAGGGCCTCGAAGATCGATTTCGACGAGCTGGCGTCGAACATCGGCAAACTGGAGAGCGAGTGCAAGGCGTCCTGGGACCATCTCAAGCTGATCGCGAAACACGACGGTTCCACCATGATGAAAGTCAA AATGTCGGACTTCCTGGCGGACTGCGCGGAAAGGATAATCGTGCTGGGGATCGTGCACAGGCGGATCATAAATCGGTTCCATAAATTCATCCTATGGCTAGGCACCCCGCTGCACAGGGTGCAGGACACCAAGCCGAACGAGTTCTGCCGTATCGTGTCCGAATTCGCGCTCGAGTACCGAACCACCCGCGAGCGGGTGATACAGCAGCTCGAGAAAAAAGCCAATCACCGTGAGAGAAATAAGACCAGGGGGAAGATGATCACAGAG GTTGGCAAGTTCAGGACGAAGGAGGACCGTGCGGACGCGGAGCTCAGGCAACTGCTCGGAAGCGATATCTCCGACGTCGAGAGTATTCACGGCACCCTGCCGTGGAGGAGACAGAGGAAAGACG GACGCACCTCCTTGGGCCCGCTGCTCCGCGATGAGAATACCAACGGTAACCTGACAGACGGCGACGACGAGCTGTTGGAATCGTTAGTGAAGACTGCGACGAAGACGCCGGCGACGAGAACAACGCCCAGGGAGCGCAAGAGGACCAGACACGCCGATCGTAAGTCTT